CAGGGTGCCATAGTTCATAACGTCGAGGGTGATCGCTTCAACCTTCTGACGCTTTGCAATCTTACCGCCAAGACCGATAGAAAGGTTGTCTGTAAAGCCGTATGCCACACCAGCCTGCATCACTGCATCGATGTAGAAGGTATCTACAGCCATGTAGGGGAGGATAAGGCCGCCGTCCAGGTAAGGAGCAATGGAACCATCAACCCAGACTGCACCGCCAAAGTTGTGGAATGCCATTTCAGCATCCATCTTGATGCGCATGTCAAGGCTCTTGTGGTCATAAGAGTTCATTGTGTGGATCAGTTCCGGATGGGCGGTCAAAGAATCCATCAGCACATTGGTGCTGCTGAGTCCCAGAGCCTTAGCCACATCGGCTGCACGCTGGTAAAGTTCCTGCAAGTCCTTTACGTCGTTATAGGTAGAGAAGTACTTTTCGAAGGGCCCTGCTCCACCCAAGTTCAAGCGCATATCGCCAATGAAGTTACGGGGGTAATATCCCTGTTCCGGTCTCTTTTCGTAGTTTCCCAGACGGTTAATCTGGTTTAGACCGGCGTAGTTGAAATAGATGGCTTCCTTGTCGTCGACAACAGCCACATGAGCGTTACCCATGGCTTCTGCTCGCAGAGAGTGATGGGTGGGAGCCTTGGCTGCAAAGCTGACGGTTGCGAGGGCCATGCATGCGATGAGAGCAAAAATACGTTTCATGTCTTATTCCCTCCCCACGAACCACTGGATGTAGGACGGGTCGGATTCGGAGTGGTAGTTGTTCCAGCAACCGCCGATATGTTCCTGACGCCACTTGAGGTTGTAGTCAGGGTTGAACGGATCCTTGCGGAGCTTTTCCTTGTAGAAGTAGATGTCCTTGTCTTCCGGTGCGGGAACCCACTTGAGGTTTTCTGCAAACTGGAATCTGTAGTCGTTCTTGCTGTAGCGGACTTTCTGTTCGTCGTAGATGAAGGTCCATTCAGCGGGGTCAAGATAGGAGGGAGCTCCGTTACCATCGGTGTCCACGTACTTGGTGGCCTCGGTAAACTTAACTTCGTAGACATTGTCGTAAGGGTGACCGTAGAAGTATTCAAAGGCAACGGGATCGTTGTCGTAGTAAGCCAACAGTGCTTCGGCGTCGTAACGGTCGACGTTTTCCGTGGGGCGGGAGTCTTCGTCGATTTCGCCGTCGCCGTCGTTGTCGTAACCATCCATGACTTCTTCGTCGACGCAACCATCGCCATCGTCATCCATGCTGTTACCGGCGACGAACACGGCTGCTCGTTCCGCACCGAACTGCTTCATGGTGCTGTTGGTTGCTTCCATGCCACCTTGAGCAAGCTTCAAGGCATTTACGATGCCGGTGGAAGTGAAGTTCTCTGCTACTTCGGGGTAGACGGATTCAAGAACGTTGTAGGCCAGGTCAGGGTTTTCAACCAAAGCGTCGATCAGTTCGTCGGCCACGTCCATCACCTCGGTGAAGTTCTCGACGGATTCGATAATGGCGTTGACGTTGACGGAGATGTTCTGTCCGTCAAAGATCAGCAGGTTGGAAATGTCCATCATACTGCCGCGGAGCATAAGACCGCTCTGGGCCATTTTAAGGATGGAATAGCTGCCGGAGAACTGGCTGAACTTCACATGTCCGTCGGTCTTGCCTTCACGTTCGCGCTTGACGAAGGGGTCCAGGAAGTAGAATACGGAGTCGATTCCCTTAGCCAGGAGCTTAGCCTCTTCCTCGTCCATGTTCGAGAATGTGGTCATGGCGTTGTTTTCGCCGCCGTCGTTCTTGGCATAAGACAGCAGCTCGAATATGTTCAGGCCCGGCTGCATGTTCAGTGCTGCCTTGGCGCGGCCGTACCAGGCCTCGGAGTAGGAGGAGTCGGCGGCAATGGCCTTTTCAAAGTATTCACGAGCCAGAGTGTATTCGTTCTTCTGGTAGTGCAGGTAGCCTTCGTAGGTCAAGGCTGCAGCATCGTCGCTCTTGATGTTAACATCTTCGGTGGGATTGAAGATGTTGCAACTCACCAAACCGAGGGTGCAGGTTAGCACTGTAGCTGGTATAAAATTCTTCAGAAATTGTTTTTTCATCGTAAAAATTCCAATTTTTCAAAAAGATAACATTTTCTTACGAAAAAATAAGGGAATTCTTTTTTTATTGGCCGAATAACCTTAATCATTGATATTTTTAATACATTGTATATATGGAATCCTACAGAGAATACTTTCCGACCAAGGCCTTCAAGGTGGCTGAGATGCGTTTGGCAGCCCTTTTAGGGGCCGAAAGAGACCGCTTGGACGCCCTGGCTCAGTCTCTGGGGCGGGAATGCGCCATCGGTCCCGATAATCTTGTGACGGAAATCCCCAGGATTCTTGAGTTTACCAAAAGGTACCATGAACTTTACGAGCAGTACCTTAAGGCTGTTTTACCCCAGCAGCCAAGGCCAATCCAGTGCAGGCCTGCCTGTGGGAACTGCTGTCACCACTATCCCATGTCGGTTGAACCCTTTGAACTTGTATACCTTTATGTAAATCTTAGGGAACGAGACAACCTGCTTGACATTATGGAAGCCTGTCAGATAAGGTCTTCCATGTTTGAAGGGTTCTACGAAAAGCGCAAGGCCGAAAACAGCGCTGCTGAATCAACTTCCAAGACTGACATTGAAAACGATTCGGAAGATGATTTTGATGACAAGGCCGAGGACTTGGCTTTGCATGACTACTTTAGCGCCTGGAAACCATGTCCCTTCTCCAATCCGGTGGGGGATTGCATGGCCTATCCTATAAGACCTGTATCCTGCCGAATGTATTTTAGCGAGACCGATCCCAAGTTCTGTACACCGGAACATCTGCAGTCTCCTGACAACGACAGCTATATAGTGTATCTTCCCGACAACATCGAGAATGCTGTCTATGGTATCTCCGAACATTACGGTTTGTTAGATCTTCCTGAAAGTTATTTCGGGGGGCTGCTTGCCTTGAATGGATACGAAGGTGTTATTGGTTCCAAGTATAGTGCAGGTTCCAACTGATGAACTTGTTTGGCATACAGATGGATCTCTTCGGTGCGCCCGAAGTAAAGACTGAGAAACCGAAAATTCCCAATACGGTTTCCGCGAATGGTCTTGTCCACTTCAAGTATAATCCTCTGTTAAAGAAGAGCATCCGCTGCAAGGGCGGTGTACTTTTTGGTCACCCGGAGGTAATTCTTCCGGAATACATGAAAGGTGAGGAATTCGCCCAGGCTCGTGAACTTGCTGCGGAATGGGCGGAACATGCTATACGCCGGAAGACTGTAAAGAATAAGGCCGCAATCAAGGATCTTGTTACGAGATTTTGGGAAGTTGTGGATCAAATCTTGTCGGATAAGGGAGAGGTTAGTTTATCTGCAAAAAGCAGGATTCCTCCTATTCGTCCTCAGGGTAAGTATCATAATTTGAATGATATCCTGGCAGCGATTAATGACACCTATTTTGAAAATTCGCTGACCTGTAGAATTACCTGGAGCAATCGCGTGGGTGGCCTAAGTTATCATACTGTCCGCAAGGATCCCATAACTGGCGAGGATTTTCACCTTATCAGCATCAGTAAAGGTTACGATGCTGCAAATTGCCCTACATATGCAGTAGCCGGAGTGGTCTATCATGAATGCCTTCATATTGCCATTCCTGTGGAAGTAAGGAACGGCCGCCGCATTGTCCATGGCCGTAATTTCCGTAAGCAGGAAAAACTCTACATCTACTACGACGAATGGATAAAATGGCATAAGGAAGTCCTTCCCAGGAACATCCGTGATATGCGTAGGCATAAAGAACTGTAGTTTGTCTTGTTTTTCCATCAGTCCCGATGTTCTGTCGGGACTTCTTTTTTTGAATTTTCTACATTTGTTTCGTTCGAAAATTAATCCCTTTACAAGAATAAGGTAGATAATCATGATTAACGTCAATATGCCCGATATGAATGACCAGGTGAAGGCCCGCCTTGACAAGCTCGAAAAGTTCAAGGAAATGGGTATCGAAGCCTATCCGCACAAGTTCAACCGCACCCACGATTCCAAGGTCCTTAAGGAAAACAAGGACGCCCTGATCGCTAGCGGTGAAGATGTTGCTTTTGCTGGCCGTGTGGTTCGTTTCAATCGTAAGGGCAAGATGTGCTTTATGCACCTGAAGGACCGTTATGGCCGCTTGCAGGTGGTTTGCGCCCGCGACGAAGTTGGCGAAGAAAACTACGAAATCGTAAAGATGACCGACCTTGGCGACTTCATCGGCGTAAACGGCACCATGTTCGAAACCCAGAGCGGCGAATACTCCGTACGAGTGAAGAAGGTGACCATGCTTTCTAAGGCTGTGCGCCCGCTCCCCGTTGCCAAGGAAAAGATTGACGAAAACGGCAACAAGGTGGTGTTCAACGAATTTGCCGACGTGGATACCCGCTACCGCCAGCGCTATGTGGACATGGCCCTGAACGACGACGTGAAGGAAGTGTTCATCAAGCGTTCCAAGATCATGCAGTCCATCCGTGAATACCTGATTGAAAAGGGCTTCATCGAAGTGGAAACCCCGACCCTGCAGCCCATCTATGGTGGTGCAAACGCTCGTCCGTTCACCACTCACCATAACGCTGCCGACATGACACTCTACATGCGCGTGGCTCCGGAACTTTACCTGAAGCGCTGCATTGTGGGCGGTATGGAAAAGGTTTTCGAATTCTCCAAGAACTTCCGTAACGAAGGCATGGACCGTACCCATAGCCCGGAATTCACCGGTCTGGAATTCTACGAAGCCTACGCCGACTACAACGACATGATGGTTCACTTCGAAAACATCTACGAACGCGCCTGTATCGCTGCAAACGGCACCACCAAGATCATGACCCAGGGCAAGGAAATCGACTTCAAGGCTCCGTGGCCCCGCTACACCATGAAGGGTGCTATCGAAAAGTTCGGCGGCATCAAGGTGGACGACCTGTCCGATGAACAGATCCAGGCCAAGATCGACGAACTGGGTGGCCATCTGGATGGCGAATTCAGCCGTGGCCGTGGCATTCTGGAACTGTTTGAACTGACCGTCGAAGAACAGCTGATCCAGCCCACCTTCATCATGGACATGCCTACCGAATCTACTCCGCTTTGCAAGAAGCATCGTACCCAGGAAGGCCTCATTGAACAGTTCGAACCCTACGCCAACGGCTGGGAACTGGGCAACGCCTATACCGAACTTAACGATCCTCTGCGCCAGCGCGAACTTCTGGAAGACCAGGTCCGCCGTGGCCGCGGTGGTGAAGGCGAAACTCACCCCATGGACGAAAACTTCCTGCACGCTATCGAATCCGGCCTGCCTCCTACCGGCGGTGTGGGCTTCGGTATCGACCGTATGATCATGCTGCTCACCAACCAGGAAACCATCCGCGACGTGCAGCTCTTCCCGCTGATGAAGCCGGAAGTATAATCCAAAGGTTCTATGAATAAACTGGAATGGCTTATTGCCTGGAGATACTTAGGGGCTCAGCGTAAGAGTCTCTTTGTATCCCTTATTGGTATTTTCAGTATGCTTGGAGTGTCCATCGGTGTATTTGCGCTGGTGGTTGCCCTTGCTGCGGTCAATGGCTTCGAAGAAGAGGTCACTGCCCAGATGATAGGGAAGGACGCTCACTTTGAACTGATTGCCTACAATGGTGAACCCATTGCCCCATACGATAGTCTAATCAACGAAGTCCGAACCCGCGATTCCCGTGTCACTGCAGCGTCTCCTTTTATCATCTACAAGATTGGTATTAGCAGCAAAAAAGTGAATGACGGTATTGTCATCTATGGTATTGACACGGAATCCGCCAAGGGTGTGACCAATATCCATAGCTCCATCAAGTGGGGAAATTACTCCGTTGATAGCTTGGAGGATTTGAACGGTAAGCGTCGCCCGGGAATCCTTTTAGGTTCCGGCCTAGCAAACCGTCTTCGCGTGGTGGTTGGCGACAAGCTTGTTCTCCAGACCTTCCAGAGTCCTGAGGCTGCTGTGTCTGGCGGTGGCCCCAAGATGATGATGTGCGTGGTTAGCGGCATTTTCGAAACGGGAACTTACGAATACGACGGAAATCTTGCTTATGTTGGCATTCCTGAATTGCAGAAGCTGCTTGGCTACGATAATGCTGTAACGGGCATCCAGTTCAAGATGAATGACCACTGGAAGGCGGGGGAGGCTGTAGACAGTCTTGGTAACTGGCTTACCTATCCCTACTATGCTGTGGACTGGAAAACCAAGAATCTGACTCTTCTCAAGTGGATGAACTATGAAAAGTTCATCGTGGCCGCAGTCATTTGCCTTATTATTCTCGTGGCTGCATTCAACATTATCAGTTCCTTGATCATGGTGGTAATAGACAAGACCAAGGAAATTGGAATTCTTCGTAGCATGGGATTCAGTAAGGCCGCCGTGATGCGTGTATTCATGCTGATGGGTAGTTTTATCGGCGTGGGTGGGACCATTGTAGGTGGCTCAATTGGCTTGATCCTTTGCAAGTTCCAGGAGAAGTATCACTTTATCACCTTGCCTGGTGACGTCTATGTGATTCCTTATTTCCCCATTTCAGTGCACTTCCTGGATGTGATTCTCATCTTTGTGATTGGCATTGCCTTGTGCGTTGCCGCCACCATTCTTCCGGCTTGGAAGGCCAGCCGTCTTGATCCTGTGGGAGCGATTCGTCACGAGTAAGGTTTCTTTATTCGTGACTGAACGATGAACAATGAATAATGAACTATTAAATAAAGGCGCTTCGCGCGGGATCGATGAAATGGGCTCAGTTTTACTTGAAACCCGAAATCTTCGCAGAGTCTTCAGTGAAACGGGTGAAAACCTTGAAATCTTGAAGGGTGTGAACTTCTCCATGAATGCAGGGGAACTTGTTGCGCTTACGGGTTCTTCGGGCTCAGGCAAGTCTACCTTCTTGAACTTGGTGGGAATGTTGGATACTCCGACCTCTGGCGAAATCCTCTTTAAGGGGAAGGCTCTATCTAAGTTCAGTAGTGCGGAAAAGGATATGTACCACCGCGTGCAGGTGGGTTTTGTTTTTCAGTTCCATCATTTGCTTAGTGAATTTACTGCTCTTGAAAATGTCTGTATTCCAGGGAGAATTCTTGGAACTAGCGAAGCTGAATGTCGTGATCGTGCCGAGATGCTTTTGGAAACGGTTGGATTGAAGGACCGCCTGAAACACTTACCCAGGGAACTTTCTGGTGGTGAACGTCAGCGCATTGCCATTGCTCGTGCATTGATGAATCATCCGGACCTTGTCCTTGCTGATGAACCTAGCGGAAACCTGGATGAGGAAAATTCAGCCAAACTGAATGAATTGATTGGAGAATTGAACGAAAAATTCAATCAGGCTTTCCTGATTGTAACTCATGACGAAATGCTTGCCAACTTTGCAAAGCGCCGTGTGGTAATGCATGGCGGCGTTATTCAGGGGGCTTAAACGTATGCCTGATATTAACGGAATTTTTTCTAAGAAGGCCAAGGCTGTTTTGCAGGCCGCTCGAATGGCGGCTCGCAATCTTGGTAATGATAGTATTAGCTCTGAACACCTTTTGCTGGGACTTGTTCGCGAAGATTCTGGCTTTGCCGCTGAGACCTTACGTGCTCTTAACGTCAACTTGAATGAACTGGGTGAAACTATCCAGCATTCCCTTACCACAAATGGTGGTATGATGACCGTTGGAGATGCCCATGGCTCGTTGCTTTCCTTTACGGTTCGTTGTAAGGCCGCCCTGTTCAATGCAGCAAAGATTGCCAAGGAAGAAGAAGACCAGTACATTGGCCCGGAACATTTGATGCTTGCCATCTTGCAGCAGAGTGATTCTCCTGCAGCAGGGACCCTGTCTACGTTTGGCGTGACTTACGAAAATTTCCAGAACGCCCTGATGCAGATAAAACGGGCCTCCATGGATGACCAGGTTTCTGGGGACGCCGGCGATGCATATCCTAATGAACAGCCCGAAGGCCAAAGCAGGGTGGGCGGCGAGACTCGTCAGCAGCAGCGTCGAGAAACACGAACCAAGACTCCTATTTTGGAACACTTTGGCCGAGACCTTACGGCTATGGCTCGTCAGGGAAAGCTGGATCCGATTATCGGACGTGAAGCTGAAATTGAACGCCTTGTCCAGATTCTTTGTCGTCGCAAGAAGAATAATCCGGCCTTGATCGGTGAACCCGGCGTTGGTAAGACTGCCATTATTGAAGGCCTTGCCTTGAAGATTGCCCAGAAGAAGATTCCTGAACTTTTGGCAAACAAGCGTGTGGTTAGCCTGGATGTTGCTGCCATGGTGGCTGGCACTAAGTACCGCGGTCAGTTTGAGGAACGCGTTAAGGGTCTCATCATGGAACTTCAGCGTGTCGACAATTCGGTCATCCTCTTCATCGACGAATTGCATACCATTGTTGGCGCAGGTGGTTCCGAAGGTGCGCTGGATGCATCCAATATTTTCAAGCCCGCTCTTGCCCGAGGTGAGTTGCAGTGCATAGGCGCTACCACTATTGACGAGTACCGTAAGTACATCGAGAAGGATGCTGCCCTCGAACGTCGTTTCCAGACCATCGTGGTAAATCCTCCTTCTTCTGAGGATTCTATCCAGATTCTGGAAGGTCTGCGCGCCAAGTATGAACAGCACCATAAGGTCCGTTATACTCCTGAGGCAATCCGCGCTTCTGTAACTTTGGCTGAACGCTACATTAGCGACCGCTTCTTGCCGGATAAGGCTATTGACGTCCTGGATGAAGCCGGTGCCCGCGTCCGTCTTAGTTCCATCCGTACTCCTCAGGACTTGAAGGAGATGGAAGATGAATTGGCAGATGCGATGCAGCAGAAGGAAGTTGCTATTGCAGAACAGCAGTATGAAACCGCCGCATCTCTTCGTGATAAGATCGAGGCTTTGACTGCAAAGATTGCGGAACGTCGTGATGCAATCAATAAGGAAGATTCCAGTGAGATGCCTGTGGTGGATGAAAATGAGATCCGCGACTGCATTAGCAAGATGACCGGTATTCCGGTTAGCCGTCTTGCTGGAGAAGAAACCCAGAAGCTGCTGAAGCTGGGCGATGAAATCAAGGAACGTGTTATCGGACAGAACCAGGCTGTGGACGCCGTTGTAAAGGCAATTCGTCGTACCCGTGCAGGAATTCGCGATACTAAGCGCCCCATGGGAAGTTTCCTGTTCCTTGGTCCTACAGGTGTTGGTAAGACTGAACTTGCCAAGGTCCTGAGCCTCAGCCTGTTTGGTAGCGAAGATTCCATGATTCGTGTAGATATGAGCGAATACATGGAAAAGCACAGTATCAGCCGTTTGATTGGCGCTCCTCCGGGATACGTGGGTTATGAAGACAACGGCGGTCAGCTGACAGAAAAGGTCCGTAAGCGTCCTTACTGTGTCGTACTTCTTGACGAAATCGAGAAGGCTCATCCTGACGTGTATAACCTGCTCTTGCAGATTCTTGACGATGGAATCCTTACGGATAGCTATGGCCGTAAGATTAACTTTAAGAACACCATTATCATCATGACAAGTAATGCCGGCGCTCGCGAAGTCCGTCATAGCTCCGGCATGGGCTTTACCAAGATGGGGGAGACTGACGACTACGAACGCATGGAAACTGCGATCCGCGAGGAAGTCAAGCGTGTGTTCTCTCCGGAGTTCCTGAACCGTATTGACGAACAAATCGTATTCCGTCCGTTGACCAAGTCAGACTTGAGTTCTGTGGTGGATATCCAGCTGGCTTTCCTCCAGAAGAACTTGTCTGAAAGAGGTATCCTCTTGGAGGTCTCCCAGGCTGCAAAGGAATTTGTGGTGACTCACAATTACGATTCCGCTTTGGGAGCTCGCCCCATCCGTCGTTCCATCCAGCAACTGATTGAAGACGAAATTGCCGAGGGACTGCTTCTGGGAATTTACAGCGACTTTTCTACCATATCTATCGATGTGGCAGAAGGAAAGTTGAAGTTTACCTCCGAGGCATTGCCTTCTACGTAGTTTTTTCTATCTTTCGCTTTGATTTTTTTTAACAACAAACCTAAGAGGTTACAAAATGGCTAAGATTTCTGCCGTTCTTATCTTCGGTGCACCGGGTTCCGGTAAGGGCACTGTGGGCGCAAAGCTCGCTGCTACCACTTCTCTCAAGCACCTTTCCACTGGTGACATCTTCCGCGGCATCGCTCCTTCCAGCGAATCCGGCAAGCTCCTTGCTTCTTACTCCAGCAAGGGTCTCCTGGTTCCTAACGAAGCAACCGTCGAAATCTTCGGCCGCTATGTTGAAGGCCTGGTGAACACCAACAAGCTGAACCCGGAAAAGGATACCCTCCTCCTGGACGGCATTCCTCGTACCGTTGAACAGGTGAAGCTCATCGAATCCATTGTTGACGTGAAGCACATCTTCGTTCTCGACATCAAGGACGAAGCTACCATCGTTGCTCGCCTCCTGAACCGTGCCAAGATCGAAGGCCGTAAGGATGACGCTGACGAAGCCGTCATCAAGAACCGTCTCAAGGTTTACAAGGAATCCACCGCCAAGGTTCTTTCCAAGTACAATAAGAAGATCATTTCCCACATCGTTGGCGACAACACTCCGGATGAAGTGTTCTGCGACGTGCTGAAGGCTTACGTTGACTTCTGCAAGGCTTCTGCCAAGGCTGCAAAGCCGGCCAAGAAGGCTGCTGCAAAGAAGCCCGCTGCTAAGGCCAAGAAATCCAAGTAATTCCTACTTTTTAGGCAATGGGAGCCCCAGGTTAAATCCTGGGGCTTTTTCCGTTTATGGACAATTTTTCAAGACAAAAATGCTACGAAAACCTTT
This sequence is a window from Fibrobacter sp.. Protein-coding genes within it:
- a CDS encoding tetratricopeptide repeat protein; its protein translation is MKKQFLKNFIPATVLTCTLGLVSCNIFNPTEDVNIKSDDAAALTYEGYLHYQKNEYTLAREYFEKAIAADSSYSEAWYGRAKAALNMQPGLNIFELLSYAKNDGGENNAMTTFSNMDEEEAKLLAKGIDSVFYFLDPFVKREREGKTDGHVKFSQFSGSYSILKMAQSGLMLRGSMMDISNLLIFDGQNISVNVNAIIESVENFTEVMDVADELIDALVENPDLAYNVLESVYPEVAENFTSTGIVNALKLAQGGMEATNSTMKQFGAERAAVFVAGNSMDDDGDGCVDEEVMDGYDNDGDGEIDEDSRPTENVDRYDAEALLAYYDNDPVAFEYFYGHPYDNVYEVKFTEATKYVDTDGNGAPSYLDPAEWTFIYDEQKVRYSKNDYRFQFAENLKWVPAPEDKDIYFYKEKLRKDPFNPDYNLKWRQEHIGGCWNNYHSESDPSYIQWFVGRE
- a CDS encoding SprT-like domain-containing protein, which codes for MNLFGIQMDLFGAPEVKTEKPKIPNTVSANGLVHFKYNPLLKKSIRCKGGVLFGHPEVILPEYMKGEEFAQARELAAEWAEHAIRRKTVKNKAAIKDLVTRFWEVVDQILSDKGEVSLSAKSRIPPIRPQGKYHNLNDILAAINDTYFENSLTCRITWSNRVGGLSYHTVRKDPITGEDFHLISISKGYDAANCPTYAVAGVVYHECLHIAIPVEVRNGRRIVHGRNFRKQEKLYIYYDEWIKWHKEVLPRNIRDMRRHKEL
- the lysS gene encoding lysine--tRNA ligase, whose protein sequence is MINVNMPDMNDQVKARLDKLEKFKEMGIEAYPHKFNRTHDSKVLKENKDALIASGEDVAFAGRVVRFNRKGKMCFMHLKDRYGRLQVVCARDEVGEENYEIVKMTDLGDFIGVNGTMFETQSGEYSVRVKKVTMLSKAVRPLPVAKEKIDENGNKVVFNEFADVDTRYRQRYVDMALNDDVKEVFIKRSKIMQSIREYLIEKGFIEVETPTLQPIYGGANARPFTTHHNAADMTLYMRVAPELYLKRCIVGGMEKVFEFSKNFRNEGMDRTHSPEFTGLEFYEAYADYNDMMVHFENIYERACIAANGTTKIMTQGKEIDFKAPWPRYTMKGAIEKFGGIKVDDLSDEQIQAKIDELGGHLDGEFSRGRGILELFELTVEEQLIQPTFIMDMPTESTPLCKKHRTQEGLIEQFEPYANGWELGNAYTELNDPLRQRELLEDQVRRGRGGEGETHPMDENFLHAIESGLPPTGGVGFGIDRMIMLLTNQETIRDVQLFPLMKPEV
- a CDS encoding ABC transporter permease; the protein is MNKLEWLIAWRYLGAQRKSLFVSLIGIFSMLGVSIGVFALVVALAAVNGFEEEVTAQMIGKDAHFELIAYNGEPIAPYDSLINEVRTRDSRVTAASPFIIYKIGISSKKVNDGIVIYGIDTESAKGVTNIHSSIKWGNYSVDSLEDLNGKRRPGILLGSGLANRLRVVVGDKLVLQTFQSPEAAVSGGGPKMMMCVVSGIFETGTYEYDGNLAYVGIPELQKLLGYDNAVTGIQFKMNDHWKAGEAVDSLGNWLTYPYYAVDWKTKNLTLLKWMNYEKFIVAAVICLIILVAAFNIISSLIMVVIDKTKEIGILRSMGFSKAAVMRVFMLMGSFIGVGGTIVGGSIGLILCKFQEKYHFITLPGDVYVIPYFPISVHFLDVILIFVIGIALCVAATILPAWKASRLDPVGAIRHE
- a CDS encoding ABC transporter ATP-binding protein → MGSVLLETRNLRRVFSETGENLEILKGVNFSMNAGELVALTGSSGSGKSTFLNLVGMLDTPTSGEILFKGKALSKFSSAEKDMYHRVQVGFVFQFHHLLSEFTALENVCIPGRILGTSEAECRDRAEMLLETVGLKDRLKHLPRELSGGERQRIAIARALMNHPDLVLADEPSGNLDEENSAKLNELIGELNEKFNQAFLIVTHDEMLANFAKRRVVMHGGVIQGA
- a CDS encoding ATP-dependent Clp protease ATP-binding subunit yields the protein MPDINGIFSKKAKAVLQAARMAARNLGNDSISSEHLLLGLVREDSGFAAETLRALNVNLNELGETIQHSLTTNGGMMTVGDAHGSLLSFTVRCKAALFNAAKIAKEEEDQYIGPEHLMLAILQQSDSPAAGTLSTFGVTYENFQNALMQIKRASMDDQVSGDAGDAYPNEQPEGQSRVGGETRQQQRRETRTKTPILEHFGRDLTAMARQGKLDPIIGREAEIERLVQILCRRKKNNPALIGEPGVGKTAIIEGLALKIAQKKIPELLANKRVVSLDVAAMVAGTKYRGQFEERVKGLIMELQRVDNSVILFIDELHTIVGAGGSEGALDASNIFKPALARGELQCIGATTIDEYRKYIEKDAALERRFQTIVVNPPSSEDSIQILEGLRAKYEQHHKVRYTPEAIRASVTLAERYISDRFLPDKAIDVLDEAGARVRLSSIRTPQDLKEMEDELADAMQQKEVAIAEQQYETAASLRDKIEALTAKIAERRDAINKEDSSEMPVVDENEIRDCISKMTGIPVSRLAGEETQKLLKLGDEIKERVIGQNQAVDAVVKAIRRTRAGIRDTKRPMGSFLFLGPTGVGKTELAKVLSLSLFGSEDSMIRVDMSEYMEKHSISRLIGAPPGYVGYEDNGGQLTEKVRKRPYCVVLLDEIEKAHPDVYNLLLQILDDGILTDSYGRKINFKNTIIIMTSNAGAREVRHSSGMGFTKMGETDDYERMETAIREEVKRVFSPEFLNRIDEQIVFRPLTKSDLSSVVDIQLAFLQKNLSERGILLEVSQAAKEFVVTHNYDSALGARPIRRSIQQLIEDEIAEGLLLGIYSDFSTISIDVAEGKLKFTSEALPST
- a CDS encoding nucleoside monophosphate kinase; the encoded protein is MAKISAVLIFGAPGSGKGTVGAKLAATTSLKHLSTGDIFRGIAPSSESGKLLASYSSKGLLVPNEATVEIFGRYVEGLVNTNKLNPEKDTLLLDGIPRTVEQVKLIESIVDVKHIFVLDIKDEATIVARLLNRAKIEGRKDDADEAVIKNRLKVYKESTAKVLSKYNKKIISHIVGDNTPDEVFCDVLKAYVDFCKASAKAAKPAKKAAAKKPAAKAKKSK